Proteins encoded within one genomic window of Geotalea daltonii FRC-32:
- a CDS encoding sensor histidine kinase yields the protein MNIINYFKLYPERMMMPNGSKDYNILVDGDGRGAQLLGLVWTVVIAVMAIALLTDIEEMVGLINTFGLVMLWIVGIGGICLGSRKLRQSEERLYSAEQALWKSKQNLELKVMERTAELERANLRLKDEVEERLRAETALRASEMKYRIVAENTYGWEFWLDVQGRFIYSSPACKEITGHGAEEFVTDHELFRRIIFHEDLRCYETHRKEVEEGRKTDSVAFRIVRPDGSMRWIGHVCQPAYDDEGNFIGTRGSNRDISGRKRTEDEIRMLNEELEARVRKRTAQLEASNRELEGFCYAISHDLRAPLTRLEGYSRALLEDCGDTLDNQGRTYAESIERNSKQLKEVIDILLELTMLTRSDLMVEEINLSEMCHEIMNDLQTAYVGRNIELLVAPMVMARGDRNLLMVALRNLLDNACKYTAKHQQATIEFGVMEQKTRKVFFIRDDGAGFDMKFAKKMFKPFERIHRSEEFSGVGIGLATVQRIIQRHGGRIWAEGEIEKGATFFFSL from the coding sequence TTGAATATAATAAACTACTTCAAACTTTATCCCGAAAGGATGATGATGCCGAACGGCTCCAAGGATTATAATATCCTGGTTGATGGGGATGGCAGGGGTGCCCAGCTGTTGGGGCTGGTCTGGACTGTAGTGATTGCGGTCATGGCTATCGCACTTCTCACCGACATTGAGGAGATGGTCGGTTTGATCAATACTTTTGGCCTCGTAATGTTATGGATAGTGGGGATTGGCGGGATCTGTCTGGGAAGCAGAAAACTGCGGCAAAGCGAAGAGAGATTATACTCTGCTGAACAGGCTCTGTGGAAATCAAAGCAGAATCTTGAACTAAAAGTCATGGAACGAACTGCGGAACTGGAAAGGGCCAATCTGCGGCTCAAAGATGAGGTCGAAGAGCGTTTGCGTGCAGAAACCGCTTTACGAGCATCGGAGATGAAATATCGCATCGTAGCCGAGAATACCTATGGCTGGGAGTTCTGGCTGGATGTGCAGGGCCGGTTCATCTATTCGTCACCCGCCTGCAAGGAGATCACCGGTCATGGAGCCGAGGAGTTCGTGACGGATCATGAACTTTTTCGCCGCATTATTTTTCACGAGGATCTGAGGTGTTATGAGACTCACAGAAAAGAGGTTGAAGAGGGGCGCAAAACCGATTCAGTTGCTTTTCGCATCGTCAGGCCGGACGGCAGTATGCGCTGGATCGGCCATGTCTGCCAGCCTGCCTACGATGACGAGGGCAATTTCATCGGTACCCGGGGGAGCAACCGTGATATCAGTGGCCGCAAACGGACAGAAGACGAGATACGCATGCTGAACGAAGAACTGGAGGCCAGGGTAAGAAAAAGGACTGCCCAACTTGAGGCTTCCAACCGGGAACTGGAGGGATTTTGTTATGCCATATCCCATGACCTTCGAGCTCCGCTGACGCGTCTTGAAGGATACAGCCGGGCATTGCTCGAAGACTGCGGTGATACCCTCGACAACCAGGGGCGCACCTATGCGGAAAGCATTGAGAGGAACAGCAAACAGCTGAAAGAGGTCATAGATATACTTCTCGAATTGACAATGCTGACCCGTAGCGACCTGATGGTGGAGGAGATAAATCTGAGCGAGATGTGTCATGAAATTATGAACGACTTGCAAACTGCGTATGTCGGACGCAACATCGAGTTGTTGGTGGCGCCGATGGTCATGGCCAGAGGAGACAGAAACCTGCTGATGGTGGCCCTTAGAAATCTCCTGGATAATGCCTGCAAGTATACGGCGAAGCATCAACAGGCGACTATCGAATTCGGCGTGATGGAGCAGAAAACACGAAAGGTCTTTTTCATCCGCGATGATGGTGCAGGCTTCGATATGAAATTCGCCAAAAAGATGTTCAAGCCGTTCGAACGTATTCACCGCTCGGAAGAATTTTCCGGTGTGGG